One stretch of Oncorhynchus tshawytscha isolate Ot180627B linkage group LG19, Otsh_v2.0, whole genome shotgun sequence DNA includes these proteins:
- the LOC112218983 gene encoding zona pellucida sperm-binding protein 4-like has translation MALQWSVVCLVAVAMLGCLCDAQLKWPYQPPQNPAQPLPPRPAEPLPQWPAQPLPPRPAEPLPQWPTQPLPQKPAQPLPQRPAEPLPQWPTQPLPQKPAQPLPQRPAKPLPQWPAQPLPQRPAQPLPQRPAQPLPQRPAQPLPQRPAQPFPQRPAQPLPQRPAQTLPQRPAQPFLQKPAQNIPQQIPYTKGDTKQTCEVADKDKVLCGLSGINAAQCQAISCCFDGRMCFYGKTVTVQCTKDGQFVVVVSRDATQPKLELDSISLLGANGAHCTPVGTTSAFAIYQFKVTECGTVVTEEPDTIVYENRMSSSYVVGNGPFGDITRDSHYDLLFQCRYTGTSVETLIIEVRTYPNPNPVVSVDAVLNVELRLANGRCLSKGCDEMQEAYTSYYTVADYPVTKVLRDPVYAEVRILGMTDPNVVLILEQCWANTYPTGESLPRWDLLVNGCPYQDDRYLTVPIRSDSSYFPPGQFFSHYKRFLFKMFTFVDPTSMIPLQENVYIHCSATVCHALAGSCEQRCHRQRRDLSAQGQKKTKGEVVVSSQKVIMIDPRFYD, from the exons ATGGCCTTGCAGTGGAGTGTTGTTTGTCTCGTAGCAGTGGCCATGCTTGGCTGTCTGTGTGACGCTCAATTGAAGTGGCCTTACCAACCCCCTCAGAACCCTGCCCAACCCCTTCCTCCGAGGCCTGCTGAACCTCTTCCTCAGTGGCCTGCCCAACCCCTTCCTCCGAGGCCTGCTGAACCTCTTCCTCAGTGGCCTACCCAACCCCTTCCTCAGAAGCCTGCCCAACCCCTTCCTCAGAGGCCTGCTGAACCTCTTCCTCAGTGGCCTACCCAACCCCTTCCTCAGAAGCCTGCCCAACCCCTTCCTCAGAGGCCTGCCAAACCCCTTCCTCAGTGGCCTGCCCAACCCCTTCCTCAGAGGCCTGCCCAACCCCTTCCTCAGAGGCCTGCCCAACCCCTTCCTCAGAGGCCTGCCCAACCCCTTCCTCAGAGGCCTGCCCAACCCTTTCCTCAGAGGCCTGCCCAACCCCTTCCTCAGAGGCCTGCCCAAACCCTTCCTCAGAGACCTGCTCAACCCTTTCTTCAGAAGCCTGCCCAAAACATACCTCAACAGATACCCTACACCAAAGGTGACACAAAACAGACCTGTGAGGTTGCGGACAAGGACAAGGTGTTGTGTGGACTTTCTGGCATCAATGCTGCCCAATGCCAGGCCATCAGCTGCTGTTTTGATGGACGGATGTGCTTCTACGGGAAAACAG TGACTGTCCAGTGTACCAAGGATGGCCAGTTTGTGGTGGTGGTTTCCAGAGATGCCACTCAGCCCAAACTTGAGCTAGATTCCATCAGCCTGCTAGGGGCAAACGGAGCCCATTGCACCCCTGTCGGCACTACATCTGCCTTTGCCATCTACCAGTTCAAAGTTACTGAATGTGGAACTGTGGTGACG GAGGAACCTGATACTATTGTCTATGAGAACAGGATGTCTTCTTCATATGTAGTGGGGAATGGACCCTTCGGCGACATTACCAGGGACAGCCACTATGA CCTGCTCTTCCAGTGTCGGTATACTGGGACTTCCGTTGAGACACTGATTATCGAGGTGAGAACGTATCCAAACCCCAACCCAGTGGTCAGTGTTGATGCAGTTCTCAACGTGGAGCTCCGACTGGCCAATGGACGTTGTCTCTCCAAGGGATGTGATGAAA TGCAAGAAGCATACACCTCTTACTACACGGTGGCAGACTACCCTGTCACCAAGGTCCTCAGGGATCCCGTGTACGCTGAGGTTCGCATCCTGGGGATGACAGATCCCAATGTTGTCCTGATACTGGAGCAGTGCTGGGCCAACACATACCCCACAGGTGAAAGTCTGCCCCGGTGGGACCTTCTAGTTAATGG GTGTCCCTACCAGGATGACCGTTACCTGACCGTGCCCATCCGCTCGGACAGCTCCTATTTCCCTCCGGGACAATTCTTCTCCCACTACAAGCGCTTCCTCTTCAAGATGTTCACCTTTGTAGATCCGACATCTATGATCCCCCTGCAGGAGAAC GTGTACATCCACTGTAGTGCAACAGTGTGCCACGCTCTAGCAGGCTCCTGTGAACAAAGGTGCCACAGGCAAA GGAGAGATCTTTCTGCTCAAGGCCAAAAGAAGACTAAAGGAGAAGTTGTGGTTTCCAGTCAAAAAGTCATCATGATTGACCCACGTTTTTATGATTAA